TcgccataatttgagccttgcacaaatgtccaattggaaaagtgctctttaaaatggagaaagaactagaataagaatcaagcaatgtagccatcaaaacaaaactaattaagcaacaaaatcaaaggagtggatatttgttactaaccttaaagaaaaaagatcaagccattcttcaaaatccaagcgctagcttcatggtgaagagcaaccgcaacaatggagggaagggcccaaacgtgcgcctctgttctcgggatggaagagaggaggaaggagaggatggctgcagcctttttgtgctgtaggcttatcaccgtcggttcatgGATAGAATCAACAGTGATAGAGcctaatcactgtcggctcttggcttgaaCAGGCAGTGATATGTGGCCATCAAGCCACTGCTGCTTAGAGACACAAACCGGCAATGATAGttgtcatcactgccggttcggtCACATCACAAATCAATTTTTGGTTTTCAGAgcaaagaaccggcagtgaagggtcaACACTGCCGGTTCTCCTAATTTCGGCAGTGATGAGGCTggcagtgaagtgctattctgtAGTAATTTCTGGTTTTTAGTGCAAAGAACCAGCAGTAAAGTGTCAACACTTGTCCATTCTTGAATGGCGAGGAAAGCCGCCTGCTCCTTTGTTCCTTTTTCCTTGactttctccttcttcttgattctTTCCTTCAATCTTTCCTCATTATTAACATATACACTCGAAGATGGTCGAGACTTATGGAGTATACTCATCCTCCAAACAATGCCCACATGCCTTGGCAGTCTTTTTGGCATGTGCACTGGGTACTCATCCGCACTTCAGGAGATTCTCCGCTCTCATCTTCTTTACTTGAGCTTGGTTCTTGACGCCATCTTGTTCTAGCTTTTGTGCTTGCTTGTGGCGGAGAAGCCCTTGATGCTTGGTATTGGTAAAGAAGTCTTATTGGCTATGCCCATGTGCAGCTTTATAGTGAAAGCCACTACTACAGAGTATACCATCAGTGTTTGAAAGCCACTACTACAGAGTATACCATCAGTGTTCGCCGATCGGTAGTGATAAGCTTCATAGCTTCAACCGCCAGTGATAAtataaccgacagtgatagatggGCTTTCACATATTGCCAATTGGTAACAGAGACCAGCAGTGATTCTTTAGCCCTGGACCTAAATTTTTGCGTCAACACGGTTCATGCAGCGGGATCGCGATCACCATGCTTTTTTTTGTTATTATGTGAGAATAAGCATCATTGCCGGTGACAAACCGTCAGTGCAACGCCAAGACCAACACCGTCCATTAACCACCGGCGGATTGAAATCTGGCACCAAAAGCGCTGGTTCCAAACCAGCAGTGATTGCTAGTTACGGGTAGCGAGCACCCAAATGCTTGATCGGTCCAAAAAAAAAGTCACTATCAGATGCAGCAGGACGTTAGAGAAGCGCCGATATCATATTAAAATGTTAGGGATCCAGTGAGTAGAAAGTTAACAATTTGCTATGTGTTGTGGCAATAGCAGGCTGCAGGCTTACGGGATGACCTCACTGGTGAAGCACGGAGGACAGATGATGGATAGAAGCTTCACCACAGATTAACTCAAAAGTAAAGCGTGTGCGTTAGCTACCTTTTAggcttttaccagttcgtgcCCGCCTTGGTACGGAAGCATTCCAGTCGATTAATAGTATGTCAGCTCTCGAAAAAAAGATGACCATGTAAACATTGGAAACATGAGGAGTTGACTCTCTCTATTCGTATGTGAGCACAAGCGCATGGATCGACCATTTCAACCATCACAGTCCACCATCAGCAACTGCTTCTGGGAATGTCTTAATCaccattagaaaataaaataaatcatCTCTCCATGTTATCAACATCATAATCATCTATCCATATTACCCAGCAACAATTAACAAACCGCACCGTTCAAAAGGACTTATTTACCTGCATTGAAACTTAAATAAATGAGATGTGCTCCAGTACTactctttttaaaaaaatacacgTATCTCAATGCAGCCTAACTAATTAATTAAATGTTTCTTTATTTTTCACTTGTGTCACGCATGGGCTTGGGCCCAGAGCGTCCTATCCAGCCCGTGCCCAGCTTGAACCAAAGCCGAACTTAATCCTCTCGACATGCTTTTGTTTCGGATTGTGCTCCTAGTCACTGCTTGCATATATATCGACATGCACCTTGATGCGTTGCTTCGTCGGTAGCGCCAGCAGCGGCATCCATCATCCATGGCCGCCGTCGCGGTGGCTGGCCTCACACACAACACACGAGTAGCAGTAGCAGCCTGCAGCGGACGTCCATCAGGAAGCGGTGCTGTCGGACGGACTTCCTCACGCGAAATGGAACAGCGCTGCCGGAGCTCCTCTCTGGGAATCGAAGGGATCCGAAGGATGATGAAAACAAAATCCTCCGATCAACGGGATCCGAAGGATGAAAAGATCCATCCTCCGATGAACTGGATCCCGAAGAAAGTGGGATCGAGTAGACATGAAGTTCGGCTTGCGTCTGGGCTTGGCGGGGCGAGAATATGCGAGACCCAGGTGAAAAATGATTAAGAAAATGTTTAATTAAATAGCTGAGCTGCTTTGAGATGTGTGCGATTTTTTGAAAGAGGAGTATTGGAGCAAAAGCCTAAATAAATAACATAATTACTAGGAATACCCATTTTATGGTTTACTTCCTAACATTTTGGAACTAATTTTTAAAAGGATAATGACCTTGATCCTTCCACCCAAAAACACCCAAGAAAGAAAGAATACATATTCCAAAGAGATCACATTGGATTTGTTAATGTAAAGCATGGGAAAATATTAAAACCATGGTAGGTTTGGAAAGGTTGGTATAGTATTAAGATAATTGTGTTGTTTCGTCTACAGGTTCTAGCAGCCGGAGACCATTTCTTCTTTTGGTACGTTGAACTTGGACTTTTCCGGTCATTAACACGTTCACGTCACCACCATTGCCGAGTTGGTCTGTCATAGTTGCTGAAATAGAAAGGCCTTCCAggtgatccgaatctttgaggagatggttttggagcttgccgtcgtcgcctgcctcgcagatccatgaaccgaagatgaaggttgatcccgtcaaGAAGAtaatgttgtcgaggtccatcgaactctcggatgcaaattcgccgaaagcccttacctggcgcaccagctgtcgatgtttcaccaccgatagcctgcacaggggtccccggggcagtttgtttgggcttcagcgtatgcagaactcgacggtaaacgccaaagacagtcgatttatcctggttcggaccctcgattgtgatcgagtaatagccctacgtccagtcggcgtttgcctttgcattggattgattgtcaagtgttgtgtttcGTTGTGTTCTTCATCCTCTCTCCAggaactctgccctcctttatatagtcaggaggctagagtcctagtcggtttacaatgaggttcctagtaggattacagaataataatactactaagtttacagggaaagaaatcctagttagactagatcttcttccttccttatggggtatccggtgggtcccgtatcgacaatttGTTACTGTACTGCGTGTGAAAATATTAAAATCGAGGTAGGTTTGCAAAGTTCTTTGGTAGGTTGAACTTGGACTTTTTCAGTCATTAACACGTTCACGTCGCCACACTTGCCGTTGTGGTAGCCTATATAAACACAACATACCCATGCCCAAAGCATCAACAAAGAGACGCAAActcaacaagaagctctctatAGCTGAGTTCGGAGAGCACAAACATAACAGCTAGCGAGCGGAAAATTAAACCAGATGGCTCCCACCACCTACTTTCTCCTCGTTTCTTTTCTAGCATTGGTCACTTCCCAGGCCATTGCTTCTGACCCTAGCCTGCTCCAGGACTTCTGTGTAGCTGACATACATTCTCTAGATATGCATGCACTCACTTTAAGTCATGCTATATTCTTGTACTAAACCGAAGATCAAATAATAATCATTTGTCACAACAAACATTATACTTTTTATGTATTTCCTAATATTTTCTTTCCTTCGTCTTTGTATATGCAGTGAAGGTGAGTGGATTTGTTAGCAAGGACCCCATGGCCGTGAACGCAGATGACTTTTTCAAGGCAGCAAACCTTGACAAGCCTAGGGACACCATGAAAACAAGGTCGGATCCAATGTCATGCTACCTAGACTCAACACCCTCGGCATCTCGTTGGCTCGCATCGACTACGCACCATTAGGTCAAAATTCGGCACACACCCACCCACGTGCCACAGAGATTCTCACAGTGCTTGAGGGTGCACTCTATGTAGGATTTGTCACCTCTAACATAGACAATGGTAACAAGCTATTCGCCAAGGTTCTCAATAAGGGTGACGTGTTTGTATTCCCCAAGGGGCTCATACACTACCAATTCAACCCGATCCCTGACAAGACAGTTGTCGCAATCGCTGCACTACGCATCCAGAACCCTGGGGCTATTACTATTGCCAACGCAGTCTTTGGATCAAAACCCCCAATCTTAGGTGATGTCTTGGCCAAGGTTTTCCTAGTGCAAAAGGGAACAATTGATTGGCTCCAAGCTCAATTCAGGGAGAACAACCACTACTAAGTAAATTGAGGCTTACTTCATTGTACGAAGATACGTTTATATGCATTTTGCACACTACTACAGTAAGCATTTGTACAGGTGGCTGGAGatggtttgtagaggcggttttGCCAGCTGCCCCTACCAcaccatctctacaaatcaagggtttgtaggggcggttaccaagccgcccctacaattcAATTTTTAGAGGCTGCTTGTGTCACTAGCCGCCTCTataaaaatgatttgtaggggcggttgtaacACTAGCCACCCCAATAAttctcatttgtaggggcggttcactcTACAATACATTTTTACACCAAAAAATAAAATTCCAAAATTCAAATCTAACCAGAACATGtatacataaatatatctatATAATATATAATTCACGAGGACATTATATCAACAGCTAATTGACAAGAAGATATATACATTATAAACCCATAATAATCTAGATTACTTCATTACAAACACATAATCATTTAAATTTGTTCATTAtaaaccataataatttagatcagATAATTTAAATTCCTAGAACTTCCCAACATCATGCCACGTACTCGGAGAAGTGCAGATCATtaatttcatatgccaaaatacCACTGATGTAGCGTAATgtatttactagtgcactctcccttgcttcatAATATCGCTCACAAGGTCTATTGACGAGGATCAGCATTTGTCGAGAACCTTCTCTCCTAGTCACAAGAACATTTTCATGGATTCCCTCTGCAGTAAGAACAGGGCCACCATATTCCGATCTATAACAACGCAATTGATGCATGGCCTGGTTTATAATGGCTTCAAAGCTACCACTTGCGTATGTTACGCCATTCTCCTCAATCTACCGCTGTTGGAAAAAAATGTGGTTATGAGAACCATGCATatatagacataacaattaatcTGGATATAAGTTATGAGACTGACCACATCATTTATGTTGTACTCAGCAAGCTATGCACAATAATGCCCAATATCGTGGTGGTGGCTCACATCCAAAGATTCAATCCTAATggaggagtatgtaggaatatTGCACCCAATTCTTTGAAGCACCCTTAAATATTCTTGCACAACATATTTTTACGCACTAATATCGTGATATTGTGCGCTGCCCATCCTCTCGATGTATAAAACTAGACCTTATTGGTTACCCGCCCTAACTAGAATAGAAAAACCCAATTCAACATTGCTTGAGTCCACCGTCTATAGGGAATGTACCAACATAGGGAATGTACCAACATTGAGGTAATCAACCTCGAAATTTGAGAGTCTCTCTCTGAGCCATGGTATAGGTTGAACTATCTACATTTAAAAATTATATATATTAGAACAAAATATCTAGAGGTGTCTTTAAAACATGTTACTTACAATGCTTGGATATGGGTGGTTTGCCCTCCCCAATGTTGGTTGGAAGCCCAGATCAAATGCATAATTATCTGGTAGATACGGCGAAGGGAGTTCGGCCATTTCTTCTTCTAAATTTATGTCAAGGAAAACAGTTATAGTAGAAAAGTATAGGAGAGGACAGGAGTAGGAAAAGTAGGAGTAGAGGACAGGAGAGGAAAGGGGTAGAAGTAGTATGACTAGGAGAGGAGGGTCTACAAAGCATCAACTGCCTGCCACTGGAGAggtagtagtaatagtagtaggaCAGCAGCAGTAGTATTAATAGTACGACAGCAGCAGCATTAGTATTAATAGATGAAGTTGCATTGCAACCAAAATATAGCTATCAACATACAATTAGTGTTATCCAAACTAATAGGCCTCGGACACCATAATTAAATCATCATATAATTATGTTATCCAACTACATCGACCATCTAATTGTGTCATCACAGGCCTAAGTATTGCAGTTGCATTGGCAGCTCATGGAAAGCCTCAACCGAAGTccaaacaccatcaccaacaGACTGATAATCACCACATTCTTTCAAGAACCACTCTTACCACCCTGAGGGGGATGCTTTCACCACTATCAGCTAGGGCCAGTTTAGGGGAGGTAGTTGTTGCTCCAACATAAGCATTAAAATCTCTAAGTGCATGGtcatagttgttgtacttctTGTGTATAGTATTTTTGAACCCAAGCACATGTTTACTACCCTCATGCCAAGACATATAAATTACAGGTTTCTTTCCGTAGAAAATAACATAGCAATGGCCCATTTCCTAGTGGAAGTGAAGACTCGCAGTCATCCTCAATATAAGaagacaattggtggtcaagcttaacgaagcgcttgcgccaagccacttgagagcccttgttatgaccaagtttcggtCTGTCTTCCGCTGCGggatactcaatgtgtatctttcTTATACATCTTATCAAGTATTccgtcaatggtgacgcgagcgtacccatGTGGAATTGGGCGaccattaatggtcccgtctcccgctggccaggcctggccgagcgccaccttgtccttttaCCATTCCTGACGGATATATAACTTGACATTGACGTGTTCAGTGATGCGGTCTAAAAAAAAGTCACTATCAGATGCAGCAGGATGTTAATGAAGCGCCGGTATCATATCAAAATGTTAGGGATCCAGTGAATAGAAAGTTAACATTTTGCTATGTGTTGTGGCTATAGCAGGCTGCAGGCTTACGGGATGACCTCACTGGTGAAGCACGGAGGACACATGATGGATAGAAGCTTCACCACAGATTACCTCCAAAGTAAAGCGTGTGCGTTAGCTACCCTTTTAggcttttaccagttcgtgcCCGCCTTGGTACGGAAGCATTCCAGTCGATTAATTCATGTATGTCAGCTCCCGAAAAAATGATGACCATGTTAACATTGGAAACACGAGGAGTTGACTCTCTCTATTCGTATGTGAGCACAAGCGCATGGATCGACCATTTCAACCATCACAGTCCACCATCAGCAACTGCTTCTGGGAATGTCTTAATCaccattagaaaataaaataaatcatCTCTCCATGTTATCAACATCTTAATCATCTCTCCATATTACTCAGCAACGATTAACAAACCGCACCGTTCAAAAGGACTTATTTACCTGCGTTGAAATTTAAATAAATGAGATGTGCTCCAGCGTATCTCAATGCAGCCAAACTAATTAATTAAATGTTTCTCTATTTTTCACCTGTGTCACGCATGGGCTTGGGCCCAGAGCGTCCTATCCAGCCCGTGCCCAGCTTGAACCAAAGCCGAACTTAATCCTCTCGACATGCTTTTGTTTCGGATTCTGCTCCTATTCActgcttgcatatatatatatcaacatgCACCTTGATGCATTGCTTCGTCGGTAGAGCCAGCAGCGGCATCCATCATCCATGGCCGCCGTCGCGGTGGCTGGCCTCACACACGACACACGAGTAGCAGTAGCAGCCAGCAGCGGACGTCCATCAGGAAGCGGCACTGTCGTGCGGACTTCCTCACGCGAAATAGAACAGCGCTGCCAGAGCTCCTCTCCGGGAATCGAAGGGATCCGAAGGATGATGAAAACAAAATCCTCCGATCAACGGTATCCGAAGGATGAAAAGATCCATCCTCCGATGAACTGGATCCGAAGAAAGCGGGATCGAGTAGACATGAAGTTCGGCTTGCGTCTGGGCTTGGCGGGCCGAGAATATGCGAGACCCAGGTGAAAAATGATTAAGAAAATGTTTAATTAATTAGCTGAGATGCTTTGAGATGTGTGCGATTTTTTGAAAGAGGAGTATTGGAGCAAAAGCCTAAATAAATAACGTAATTACTAGGAATACCCATTTTATGGTTTTCTTCCTAACATTTTGGAACTAATTTTTAAAAGGATAATGACCTTGATCCTTCCACCCAAAAacaccaaagaaagaaagaatacaTATTCCAAAGAGATCACATTGGATTTGTTAATGTAAAGCATGTGAAAATATTAAAATCATGGTAGGTTTGGAAAGGTTGGTATAGTATTAAGATAATTGTGTTGTTTCGTCTGTAGGTTCTAGCAGCCGGAGACCATTTCTTCTTTTGGTAGGTTGAACTTGGACTTTTCCGGTCATTAACACGTTCACGTCACCACCATTGCCGCTGTGGCAGCCTATATAAACACACACCATCGCCATGCCCAAAACATCAAACAGACAGAAGCTCCATAGCTGAATTCAGAGAGCACAAACATTAAACCAGATGGCTCCCTCCACCTACTTTCTCCTGGCTTCGCTTCTAGCATTGGCCGCTTCTCAGGCCATTGCTTCAGACCCTAGCCCGCTCCAGGACTTCTGTGTTGCCGACATACACTCTCCAGGTATGCATGCACTCAGTTTAAATAATGCGCTATGTTCTTGTACTAAATTACAGATCAAATCATAATTGTTTTTGTCAGAACAAACACTATTTTTATGTATGTCCTAGTGATTTCTGACCGCTGTGTACCTATTTTTCTTTGTCTTTGGATATGCAGTGAAGGTGAATGGATTTGTTTGCAAGGACCCCATGGCCGTGAACGCAGATGACTTTTTTAAGGCAGCAAACCTTGACAAGCCTAGGGACACAATGAAAAGCAAGGTCGGATCCAATGTCACTTTGATCAATGTCATGCAGTTGCCTGGACTCAACACACTGGGCATCTCGTTGGCTCGCATTGACTACGCACCATTAGGTCAAAATCCACCACACACCCACCCACGTGCCACAGAGATTCTCACCGTGCTTGAGGGTACACTCTATGTTGGATTTGTCACCTCCAACACAGACAACGGTAACAAGCTATTCGCCAAGGTTCTCAACAAGGGTGACGTGTTTGTATTCCCCCAAGGGCTCATCCACTTCCAATTCAATCCGGTCCATGACAAGCCAGCTGTCGCGATCGCTGCACTAAGCAGCCAGAACCCTGGGGCTATTACTATTGCCAACGCAGTCTTTGGATCAAAGCCACCGATCTCAGATGATGTCTTGGCCAAGGCTTTCCAGGTGCAAAAGGGAACAATTGATTGGCTCCAAGCTCAATTCTGGGAGAACAACCACTACTAAGTAAATTAATTGAGACTCACTTCATTGTATGAAGATAGATTTATATGCATTTTGTGTACTCTTTTGTGTATTCAGTTATGACGACATGCTACAGCCGAGATATATAATAGAATAAATGGGAAGTATTTGTAACCAATCACTGTTTTTGTGTCTCTGCTACAAGCTATACCACCATGTTCTTTTTCGAATATTTAAATTGAAGTACGTGAGGATCCCACAAATTATTGAATATATGCTGTTACACAAACAATATTTCTGGACGGTAATTTGGAGATGAATATTGCATGGAGCCGTCCAAATTACTAAGCTAAACTGAACTATCAACCAGCAGATCAGCTAAGATTAAATTAATCGACCCATCTGGCCTAGGCCACTAGTGCTGGACTGGGCAGCTGTCTCGGTTGGGAAACCCCCTCTAGtctcggtttcccaaccgggactgccAATCCAGGATTAAAGGCCCGCCCTTTAGTCCTAGGTCTACTAACCAAAATTGAATGGGGGCCATTTAGTTCCGGTTGCTTATACCAACCGGGAATGGAGGGGCCTCCAGGCCGAGCCCGAGGACGGGCACTTACAGTCCTTGTTGGTATAACTAACCGAGACTAAATATtactctcttttttctttttctttccttttcttttgcagTTTCTTTCCATTCAATTTGTTTTCATTTCAAATAGTTTTCATACACGTATTATATGCTATACTATTGTACGTCCTACATAAATAAGAACAAAACTAATCAAGTTAGAGCTTATATATTACAATAATTTAAAACAAGTCATTATAAACTAGATGTCCAACTTAAAATATTCCATACCGGATGTCCAAGTACACCCCAAAGTTCATGCAAACATAAGTAGCTAGAAATGCCTTTGACTTTCTCGTATTCTCAACTAGGTGAAGTGTAGATCACCGATGTGGTATCCACAAATGTCATTGACGTAATTCAAGGCATTAAatagtgcactctcccttgcttcaaaAGTACGAGCACAGGGGCTCCTCACGACGATTAGTGGTGGCTGAGAAATCGATGGGTCAGATGATCCCCTCTTAGTCGCAAGCAGCTTTTGCGGAAATCCTACCTTAGTGCGTGTTGGTCATTCATCGGCATATTTCCAATCATAACCCAATGCATATATTGTTTGGTTTACAATGGCTTCAAAGCTGCAACCTGCGTAGGTTAAGTCATAGTCCTCAACCTATAATTAAGTATTGGCAGAAAAAATAGATATGAGAACCAAGCTTTCCAATAACAATAAATCTAGATACAAGCTATGAGTTCGACTTTGACTTACCACATCATTCCGGCTGTTTTGAGCCATCCTTGCACAAAAGCCCGCAACATCATGATAAGAGCCCGCATCCATAGCTTGTATCGACACGGAGGAATAAGTAGGCAGGGAGTACCCAATATTCGCAAGCTTATTTACACATGCTAGGACAGCATATTTTTGTGCAACAGCCTTATTAGGTGCCTTTACTCTCACCTCCGAGATTTGTACAATACCTCTACCCCTCCTAGCGGCGATGAAAAAGCCAACTCGACATTGGATGAATCGACCATTGTCTACCTCAAAGCTCTCAACATCCACAACCTCAGCCCCAAAACTCGAGAAAGACACTTTAAGCCAAATGATTAGGTCAATTACCTACGGTACATTTAAGAAACACATATATACATATTAGAATAATATATTGTGTACAAGAGTAATTAAAACATATTGATTTATTGAAAACATATATCGTTGCTTATTATGCTAGGATGATTGAACGGTACATTCGGCAACACTGGATCAAATCCACAAGTAATTGTATAGCCCCAACCTAGGACAATCAGTTCAGGGAGACATCTAGCCATCTCTTTTCACTAAAATTAATATATCAAAATTTATATCACTAGAGTCAATATATGAATTCATACACCAAAATTCATATATATCACTTATGTCAAAAATTTTCACATACCAAAATATTAGGCACTAAAgtctatatatcaaaattcacatATGTAAAccctatatatcaaaattcatataacTAGACCCTATGTATATACACaatgcatgcatatcatatatatacaatatataacactaatgtcaatatatcaaaattcatatatatcACTTAAGTCAATTTTTTATATACCAAAATGCATATCACTAAAttctatatatcaaaattcatttaACTGGACCCTATATATATaccaaatgcatatcatatatatacaatataacACACCAAAGTCTATATATCAAAATAAATCATAAAGCAAATACAAGTCAAATCGAATAGAAATAGTTAGCCAATCAGCTTAAGTTAGGGGTGAGTGCTCGGTTTCACATAGCACGAAGGGATGAGAAGGGGTTGGCAACGAGTATTGCCACCTAGCGGCAGATGATCGAGGTTGAGGCCAAGGCCGGAGACGAAGGCGCCAGCAGAGATGATGTCGAGGATGGAGACGAAGGCGCTGGCGGAGATGAGGGCGAGGCCGGAGACGCGAAGGCGCTGGCCGAAGACAAGAAGAGCGATGGAGACACCGCGCGCACCAGAGAGGAGGACGAGGGCACTGCCACGTGTGCGTGCcgcgaggatgaggtggagggcgAGGGAACCGCCGCACGCACCAGAGTTGAGGACGAGGGCGAGGCTAGCTGGCCACCGAAGGACAAGGATGAGGGCACCGCCGCGCATGCCGAGGAGACAAGGACGAGGGCAcgcctgaaaggtccttgtttggttttggtaattgagtgacaaccttaggtggactaatgtgtttgagatacataggtgattagtccacaggtacatgtgtgtgagcaacatatgccatgacggtgatgatggcccaaagatgttgcaaagctcacacatgtgatgataaaggagcttattgcacatgcgacatgacatggagtcatgtgattaaggtggagaagatcaagacatgacttggcttgatggaccggttgcaagcgtgaagagcaagtcagaggctttggagtgatggaccatgtggcggtgaagcttgagcaagacttgacaccgatggacgaaggcaatggtgaaaacaagtgaagtcaagatcgatgaaccaatacggtcacgtgatgatatgaagtggatcatatcatttggtgattggttggtgcatgtgttgcatcaacaatggaggagatggaatggaatgcgcaaggcaaaggtataacctagggcatttcatttcactggtcataggtgtgtagagaagtttatgaccaggtttaggatagatagtcatactatcaagagggacaaacttgtttgcatatcggtcatctagtgccactcgagtgatctagctTAGcttcattgctaggatcgagtggcgtggtaaattgagtgattaactccttggaaaatgtttatgaaaagctaacacacgtgcacaaggtgttgtacacttggtggtgttggcacatttgcaaagtagaagaagttggtgaagaaaaggagttgaatgcgctgaTCACGGGATGATCATggggtgcttgttactcttggaggttgccacctcctagacggcttggtggtggtctccgtcaaagcccgcaagaagcttgtgcggtgctccggagaagagctttgtgaggggcattgtgctcgccccgttggagccatgaagagcaactctagttgagcgtgtcattgagctaccctcacttttggggtaggttcttgcagtccCCACATACGAGTTtcacgggtgatgccaattagccatcgaaccaccaagtgagcggtcgacacaacggggacgtagcgtgttggcaagcacatgaacctcggcagaaaatcaccgtgtcaacattgttcttcccgtcggtttgcaatccccttacacaagcttgtaattactttcatatacattgtgcttgtgtagttgctcttgtaattagttaggttgtgtagctcactagttaccttcttacttgtgtagcatagaagtagctcccttgcgtgactaattcggtttaagtaaccttattagtcacattgcttagtttgtgtagttaagtatttgcgctctctaatttg
This DNA window, taken from Miscanthus floridulus cultivar M001 chromosome 13, ASM1932011v1, whole genome shotgun sequence, encodes the following:
- the LOC136501042 gene encoding germin-like protein 8-11, with amino-acid sequence MAPSTYFLLASLLALAASQAIASDPSPLQDFCVADIHSPVKVNGFVCKDPMAVNADDFFKAANLDKPRDTMKSKVGSNVTLINVMQLPGLNTLGISLARIDYAPLGQNPPHTHPRATEILTVLEGTLYVGFVTSNTDNGNKLFAKVLNKGDVFVFPQGLIHFQFNPVHDKPAVAIAALSSQNPGAITIANAVFGSKPPISDDVLAKAFQVQKGTIDWLQAQFWENNHY